One stretch of Bactrocera tryoni isolate S06 unplaced genomic scaffold, CSIRO_BtryS06_freeze2 scaffold_7, whole genome shotgun sequence DNA includes these proteins:
- the LOC120781790 gene encoding uncharacterized protein LOC120781790 has protein sequence MLKSDRRLAAKIVERYGGKHVGQVVKENPGPPPKCISAGWHHGLHKLTRCADERSAILYKKAVSLVGEVWKGARLEAVNCENLPLRPRARVWLPAEQSTAKEIEEILRYCNPSLSAHDWRVIRLERTDEPYRQALIMLNAESIGPLSKTKGAISYGFEMVVLKVLSTDSRADGTQAADAGGKTEGVTDDQTKMENDPNLSDVASSGGGSSIGDSVFSLEQLFEEVRVDHDLSAELALIEESLKDEISPK, from the exons ATGCTGAAGTCGGACCGTCGATTAGCGGCAAAAATAGTGGAACGCTACGGTGGTAAGCACGTTGGCCAG GTGGTAAAGGAAAACCCTGGGCCACCCCCAAAATGTATAAGTGCCGGTTGGCACCATGGGCTGCACAAGCTGACCAGATGTGCCGATGAAAGATCAGCCATCTTATATAAAAAGGCAGTTTCTCTGGTGGGGGAGGTCTGGAAGGGAGCCAGACTGGAGGCCGTGAACTGCGAGAATCTTCCTCTTCGCCCCAGGGCTCGCGTCTGGCTGCCTGCCGAACAGTCCACTGCAAAGGAGATCGAGGAAATCCTCCGATACTGCAACCCCTCACTTTCCGCGCACGACTGGAGGGTCATACGGCTTGAGAGAACCGATGAACCATATCGGCAGGCGCTGATAATGCTAAACGCGGAGTCCATCGGTCCTCTCAGCAAAACGAAGGGAGCCATCAGTTATGGGTTCGAAATGGTAGTGCTGAAAGTACTCTCGACGGATTCCAGGGCTGATGGCACCCAAGCTGCAGATGCTGGGGGGAAGACAGAGGGCGTCACGGATGATCAAACGAAAATGGAAAACGACCCAAACCTCTCGGACGTGGCGAGTTCTGGAGGCGGTTCGTCAATCGGCGACTCCGTCTTCAGCCTTGAGCAATTGTTTGAGGAGGTGAGGGTCGATCACGACCTGAGCGCTGAACTGGCGCTCATAGAGGAGAGTTTGAAGgatgaaatttctccaaagtaA